A single window of Gossypium arboreum isolate Shixiya-1 chromosome 13, ASM2569848v2, whole genome shotgun sequence DNA harbors:
- the LOC108464334 gene encoding LOW QUALITY PROTEIN: probable methyltransferase PMT5 (The sequence of the model RefSeq protein was modified relative to this genomic sequence to represent the inferred CDS: substituted 1 base at 1 genomic stop codon), whose amino-acid sequence MLFTVLGDLSAKGVDCLVAFQSLKFKVLDMRSPLLNKLSVIFGPRPPVSWLLLCFVSVLALIAVFGSSSSNSFDSVTSTPVPEIFTNYRRLKEQAAVDYFELRTILSGSSRQRELGLCCKERENYVPCYNVTANLISGFKDGEEFDRRCEVPRQGSWCLVRPPKDYKIPLRWPAGRDVIWSGNIKITKDQFLSSGGVTKRIMLLEENQIAFHPEDGLIFDGVKDYSRQIAEMLGLGSDSELFQAGVRTVLDIGCGFGSFGAHLVSLKLMTLCIAAYEATGSQVQLALERGLPAMIGNFISRQLPYPSLSFDMVHCAQCGIVWDKKEGIFLIEIDRLLKPGGYFVLTSPTSKPQGSSTSMKKRNMLTPLEQYTEKICWSLIAQQDDTFIWQKTADAHCYSSNKKNDVPLCKEGYDAPYYQALVPCITGTSSKRWIPIQNRSSSSDLSSAELEDIDVGXSCAGVSPEDFFEDLQVWKLALKNYWSLLTPLIFSDHPKRPGDEDPLPPFNMVRNVMDMNAHYGGLNAAFLEERKSVWVMNVVPVRAHNTLPLILDRGFLGVLHDWCEPFPTYPRTYDLLHANGLLSHLTSERCGLMELFIEMDRILRPEGWVVLSDKLGVIELARAHATQIRWDARVIDLQNGSDERLLVCQRPFVKK is encoded by the exons ATGCTTTTCACAGTTCTTGGAGACTTAAGCGCTAAAGGGGTTGATTGTTTAGTGGCTTTCCAATCTTTAAAGTTTAAAGTTTTGGACATGAGAAGCCCCTTGCTCAATAAACTATCTGTTATTTTCGGTCCTAGACCGCCTGTCAGTTGGTTGTTATTATGCTTTGTCAGTGTGCTTGCGCTGATTGCAGTCTTTGGATCATCGTCTTCAAATTCATTTGACTCTGTAACTTCCACTCCCGTACCTGAGATCTTTACAAACTATAGAAGGCTAAAGGAGCAAGCAGCAGTTGATTATTTTGAGTTGAGAACTATCTTGTCAGGATCTAGTCGGCAAAGGGAGCTTGGCCTTTGTTGCAAAGAAAGAGAAAATTATGTACCTTGTTATAATGTAACTGCAAATTTGATATCAGGGTTTAAAGATGGAGAGGAGTTTGATCGACGTTGTGAAGTGCCAAGGCAAGGAAGCTGGTGTTTAGTTCGCCCTCCAAAAGATTATAAGATTCCACTCCGTTGGCCTGCTggtagggatgtgatatggagtgGAAATATCAAGATAACAAAAGACCAATTCCTTTCGTCTGGAGGCGTGACAAAAAG AATCATGTTGCTAGAAGAGAATCAAATTGCTTTCCACCCTGAAGATGGCTTaatctttgatggtgtcaaagatTATTCTCGTCAGATTGCAGAGATGTTGGGACTGGGAAGCGACTCTGAATTGTTTCAAGCCGGA GTACGCACTGTACTTGATATTGGTTGTGGATTTGGAAGTTTTGGAGCTCATTTAGTTTCACTGAAGTTAATGACTCTTTGTATTGCCGCATATGAGGCAACGGGAAGCCAAGTTCAGCTAGCTCTTGAGAGAGGTCTTCCCGCAATGATTGGAAACTTCATATCAAGGCAACTGCCATATCCATCATTATCATTTGACATGGTTCATTGTGCTCAGTGCGGTATTGTTTGGGACAAGAAAG AGGGGATTTTCCTTATAGAGATAGATCGGTTACTCAAGCCTGGAGGTTATTTTGTTTTAACCTCACCAACAAGTAAGCCACAAGGAAGTTCAACAAGTATGAAGAAAAGAAACATGTTAACACCACTGGAACAATATACTGAAAAAATTTGTTGGAGTCTTATTGCTCAGCAGGATGATACTTTCATCTGGCAGAAAACAGCTGATGCTCATTGCTATTCTTCTAA CAAGAAGAACGATGTACCTCTTTGCAAAGAAGGATATGATGCACCCTATTATCAGGCCTTGGTACCATGTATTACTGGAACTTCCAGCAAACGCTGGATTCCTATTCAGAACAGGTCCTCTAGCTCAGATTTGAGCTCAGCGGAGCTTGAA GATATTGATGTAGGTTAATCTTGTGCAGGAGTTAGTCCAGAGGATTTCTTTGAAGACTTGCAAGTTTggaaattagctttaaaaaacTATTGGTCTTTGCTTACACCATTAATTTTCTCTGACCATCCCAAGAGGCCAGGAGATGAAGATCCTTTGCCACCATTTAATATGGTACGCAATGTGATGGACATGAATGCTCATTATGGGGGTTTGAATGCTGCATTTCTGGAGGAAAGGAAATCGGTGTGGGTGATGAATGTTGTGCCTGTTAGGGCACACAATACGCTTCCTCTCATTCTTGACCGGGGTTTTCTTGGTGTTTTGCACGACTG GTGTGAACCCTTCCCAACATATCCTCGAACGTATGATTTGCTTCATGCAAATGGGCTCCTCTCACATCTCACTTCAGAGAGGTGTGGCTTGATGGAGTTATTTATAGAGATGGATCGAATTCTTCGTCCTGAG GGCTGGGTTGTGCTCTCTGATAAATTAGGAGTTATAGAGTTGGCACGTGCACATGCTACACAAATACGATGGGATGCAAGGGTGATCGACCTTCAGAATGGTAGTGACGAGCGCCTACTTGTTTGTCAGAGACCTTTTGTGAAGAAATGA
- the LOC108463209 gene encoding 14-3-3-like protein GF14 iota — MSSSEKERETHVYLAKLAEQAERYEEMVESMKKVAKLDCELTVEERNLLSVGYKNVIGARRASWRIMSSIEQKEESKGNEENVKLIKGYRRKVEEELSNICTDILSTIDKHLIPSSSSGEATVFYYKMKGDYYRYVAEFKTDQERKEAAEQSLKGYEAASAAANTDLPSTHPIRLGLALNFSVFYYEIMNSPERACHLAKQAFDEAISELDTLSEESYKDSTLIMQLLRDNLTLWTSDLPEDGGEDTVKGDDTKSVAKSEAKAEKH; from the exons ATGTCTTCTTCAGAAAAGGAGAGAGAAACTCATGTTTATTTAGCTAAACTCGCTGAACAAGCCGAACGTTATGAAg AAATGGTGGAGAGTATGAAAAAAGTGGCGAAACTTGATTGCGAGCTGACGGTGGAAGAGAGGAACCTACTGTCGGTGGGATACAAAAACGTGATCGGGGCACGAAGAGCCTCATGGCGGATCATGTCTTCCATTGAACAAAAGGAGGAATCCAAAGGGAACGAAGAGAACGTGAAGCTGATCAAAGGGTACCGTCGAAAAGTAGAAGAAGAGCTTTCCAACATTTGCACTGACATTTTGAGCACCATTGATAAGCATCTCATCCCTTCTTCTTCCTCTGGTGAAGCCACTGTTTTTTACTACAAGAT GAAAGGTGATTACTACCGGTATGTTGCTGAGTTCAAGACAGATCAGGAGAGGAAAGAAGCTGCTGAGCAGTCTTTGAAGGGTTATGAG gCTGCTTCTGCTGCTGCAAACACTGATCTTCCTTCAACCCATCCAATTCGTCTGGGCCTTGCCCTTAACTTCTCTGTGTTTTATTATGAGATAATGAATTCACCTGAGAG GGCATGTCATTTGGCTAAGCAAGCATTTGATGAAGCCATTTCGGAGTTGGACACTTTGAGTGAGGAATCATACAAAGATAGCACCCTAATTATGCAGCTTCTGAGAGACAACCTCACCCTCTGGACCTCTGATTTGCCTGAAGATGGAG GTGAAGACACCGTAAAAGGTGATGATACTAAATCTGTGGCCAAATCTGAGGCAAAAGCCGAG AAACATTGA